A part of Marinomonas rhizomae genomic DNA contains:
- the acpP gene encoding acyl carrier protein, with translation MSSIEERVKKIVCEQLGVKEEDVVASASFVDDLGADSLDTVELVMALEEEFDTEIPDEEAEKITTVQAANDYINANL, from the coding sequence ATGAGTAGCATTGAAGAACGCGTTAAGAAAATCGTTTGTGAACAACTAGGCGTTAAAGAAGAAGATGTTGTTGCTTCAGCATCTTTTGTTGATGACCTAGGTGCAGATTCCCTAGATACAGTTGAGCTAGTAATGGCTCTTGAAGAGGAATTTGATACTGAAATTCCTGATGAAGAAGCAGAAAAAATCACTACTGTACAAGCAGCGAACGATTACATTAACGCTAACTTGTAA
- a CDS encoding DUF4892 domain-containing protein, with translation MVKFRSVIYLLAAFSGVSFAGAGVDPYREAQLVKSSSLAEQFVEIPLSKIQRAGRGWEPETVIRLKGDYFSSLYKINRNALISDVYAHYRSQMLTDERSILFECESRSCGSSNAWANSFFGDYLLYGSDQSQFLLVVKNNQDVYQILYINRRGAGDVMVRLDEVKSTEANDTEFDIVAQMDVEDIPRIRRFVNDLPAGQNVVGFVTSQKTGGLSAIKSGDQLISTVSAGLGDRLKDKVRFINLADLGRESLGVNRISFVYARP, from the coding sequence ATGGTCAAATTTCGTAGCGTGATATATCTATTGGCTGCTTTTAGTGGCGTTTCTTTTGCTGGGGCAGGCGTTGATCCCTACCGAGAGGCGCAATTGGTTAAGAGTAGCTCTCTAGCTGAGCAGTTCGTTGAGATTCCGCTGAGCAAGATTCAGCGTGCTGGTAGGGGTTGGGAGCCAGAAACAGTTATTCGCTTAAAGGGCGATTACTTCTCGTCGCTGTATAAAATCAACCGTAATGCACTTATATCCGATGTGTATGCTCATTATCGTTCCCAAATGTTAACTGACGAGCGCAGTATCCTGTTTGAATGTGAGAGTAGGAGTTGTGGGAGCAGTAATGCTTGGGCGAATAGCTTCTTCGGTGATTACCTTTTGTATGGTTCGGATCAAAGTCAGTTTCTGTTGGTGGTTAAGAATAATCAGGATGTTTACCAGATTTTATATATTAATCGTCGAGGCGCAGGTGACGTAATGGTTCGTTTGGATGAAGTGAAATCCACTGAGGCAAACGATACAGAGTTTGATATTGTTGCTCAAATGGATGTTGAAGATATCCCTAGAATTCGCCGTTTTGTTAATGATTTACCTGCTGGGCAAAATGTAGTTGGTTTTGTTACCAGTCAAAAAACTGGTGGTTTAAGCGCTATTAAAAGCGGTGATCAACTTATTTCAACTGTGTCGGCGGGGCTTGGTGATCGATTAAAGGATAAGGTAAGATTTATTAATTTAGCGGATCTTGGTCGCGAATCTCTTGGTGTAAATCGCATATCTTTTGTTTATGCTCGTCCTTAG
- a CDS encoding PA2817 family protein encodes MESRTQYIFDAFVDLRQRISEHAPFDQPDLAEEELDFLEKWDDLMKNIQENTHDYTFDAQEVLSRFIRCYANLVPLIKRELLWFVGGECLHFLGDEEIALYQQLEDHLYELDSQNQSYDISKEISALRGTPTQIH; translated from the coding sequence GTGGAATCACGCACACAATACATATTTGACGCATTTGTTGATTTACGTCAGCGCATCTCAGAACACGCACCTTTTGATCAGCCAGACCTAGCAGAAGAAGAATTAGACTTCTTAGAAAAGTGGGACGACCTGATGAAAAACATTCAGGAAAATACCCATGATTATACTTTCGACGCTCAAGAAGTATTATCACGCTTCATACGATGCTACGCAAATCTAGTCCCACTGATAAAAAGAGAACTATTATGGTTTGTTGGTGGAGAGTGCCTGCACTTTCTAGGTGATGAGGAAATTGCTCTTTATCAGCAGCTGGAAGATCATTTGTATGAGCTAGACAGCCAAAATCAAAGCTATGATATATCAAAAGAAATTAGTGCATTACGCGGCACACCAACTCAAATCCATTAA
- the rpmF gene encoding 50S ribosomal protein L32 — MAVQKSKVTRSRRGQRRSHDALTGPTLSVEKTTGELHRRHHISADGFYRGRQVITPKGE, encoded by the coding sequence ATGGCAGTACAAAAAAGTAAAGTAACTCGTTCACGTCGCGGCCAGCGCCGTTCACACGATGCTTTGACAGGTCCAACTCTTTCTGTAGAAAAGACAACTGGTGAACTTCACCGTCGTCACCATATTTCTGCAGATGGTTTTTACCGTGGCCGTCAAGTTATCACCCCTAAAGGTGAGTAA
- a CDS encoding alpha/beta fold hydrolase, which yields MGNEIVYKLAHTEIAALQWLPKNTSALKVLSLHGWLDNAASFSHLSPHLSDFSHIALDLAGHGLSLHRPAGSFYHLWDYVLDVVSILNQSKQSVWLIGHSMGGAVAMLVAAIAPDKVRGLIVLDNMGPLSGSPESRVVTLQRAVNKMAKYRLNRETSYPTKEAMVSARMEGFTQLSRSGSRLLVERGAKQNDDGIWTWRHDGKLTFPSPFRMDEESVKAFIQEIKCPTLALVAKDGIYQNDHQLVEKRASQFPWIKLKWLEGNHHFHLEPDTCFAVATEIQRFIDQN from the coding sequence ATGGGAAATGAAATTGTCTATAAGCTAGCGCATACTGAAATTGCTGCGCTTCAATGGTTGCCTAAAAATACTTCTGCATTAAAGGTGTTGTCATTGCATGGTTGGCTTGATAATGCTGCCAGCTTCTCACATTTATCTCCTCACTTGTCTGATTTCTCTCATATTGCCTTAGATCTTGCGGGGCATGGCCTATCGCTACATCGTCCGGCTGGCAGTTTTTATCATTTGTGGGATTACGTTTTGGATGTTGTGTCCATTTTGAATCAGTCCAAGCAAAGTGTTTGGTTGATTGGTCATAGCATGGGAGGCGCTGTGGCTATGTTGGTCGCGGCGATTGCTCCAGATAAAGTTCGCGGTCTGATTGTGTTGGATAATATGGGGCCTTTAAGTGGCTCTCCTGAAAGTCGAGTTGTGACGCTGCAGCGTGCTGTGAACAAAATGGCAAAGTATCGCTTAAACAGAGAAACCAGTTATCCAACCAAAGAAGCTATGGTGTCAGCTAGAATGGAAGGTTTTACTCAATTATCCAGATCCGGCTCGAGATTGTTAGTTGAACGTGGTGCCAAGCAGAATGACGATGGTATTTGGACGTGGCGTCACGATGGGAAATTGACATTCCCTTCTCCTTTTCGAATGGATGAAGAAAGTGTTAAGGCTTTTATTCAGGAGATAAAGTGTCCTACTTTGGCTCTAGTGGCAAAAGATGGGATTTATCAAAACGACCATCAATTGGTTGAGAAACGAGCGTCCCAATTTCCATGGATTAAATTGAAATGGCTGGAAGGAAATCATCATTTTCACCTTGAGCCCGATACTTGTTTTGCGGTAGCGACTGAAATTCAGCGATTTATAGATCAAAACTAA
- a CDS encoding ABC transporter permease: MKNSEIWVAFYTILVREIRRFTRIWPQTLLPPAITMTLYFAIFGNLIGDRIGEMGGFSYMQYIVPGLIMMSVITNSYSNVSSSFFSAKFQHSVQELLVSPTPNWVILMGYTLGGVARGLCVGVTVTLLSLFFTHLALENLFLTILVVCLTAIMFSLGGFVNAIYARSFDDVSIVPTFILTPLTYLGGVFYSIDLLPDFWQSVSLLNPVLYMVNAFRYGVLGVSDINVYWALVIVCVFIVVLFGFGLRLLNQGKGIRN, encoded by the coding sequence ATGAAAAATTCGGAAATTTGGGTCGCATTTTATACGATTTTGGTAAGAGAGATTCGTCGCTTTACTCGTATTTGGCCACAAACTCTATTGCCACCAGCCATCACTATGACACTGTACTTCGCTATTTTCGGCAACTTAATTGGTGATCGAATCGGCGAAATGGGTGGTTTCAGTTATATGCAATACATAGTGCCTGGCTTGATCATGATGTCAGTCATTACCAACTCATATTCTAATGTGTCTTCGTCGTTCTTTTCTGCGAAGTTTCAGCATAGTGTGCAAGAGTTATTGGTTTCTCCTACGCCAAACTGGGTTATTCTTATGGGTTACACGCTGGGTGGTGTGGCGCGTGGTTTGTGTGTTGGTGTAACGGTAACCTTGCTGTCGTTGTTTTTTACTCATCTAGCATTAGAGAATTTATTCCTGACGATTCTTGTCGTCTGTTTGACGGCGATTATGTTTTCCTTAGGCGGCTTCGTTAACGCAATTTACGCGAGAAGTTTCGATGATGTCTCTATCGTGCCAACTTTTATTTTGACGCCGTTAACCTATTTAGGTGGTGTATTTTATTCTATCGATTTGTTGCCAGATTTCTGGCAATCCGTATCGTTATTAAATCCTGTTCTTTATATGGTAAATGCGTTTCGATACGGCGTTTTGGGTGTTTCTGATATTAATGTTTATTGGGCGCTTGTGATTGTTTGCGTGTTTATAGTTGTGTTGTTTGGATTTGGTCTACGTTTGCTCAATCAGGGCAAAGGTATTAGAAATTGA
- a CDS encoding fatty acid synthesis protein, translating into MIRVALDAMGGDLGPRIAFDGAMEILSRYRDVVITIYYSPNSGLELPAPHERLSLIACSDVIDGDEEIVLSLFRRRNSTLYQSLNALSEQSSDVVVTLGNTGAMVALARHILGVLRPKLYPALIRELYSNPLRCLVDLGANVHCPPSMLVGFAELGAAYVETLSDEQSRVGLLNVGVESSKGSAVIRETDRLLASKKWPDYFGYAEGTELFDGDKNVIVCDGMVGNAVLKASEGLLSFMMSKFKKVDGASSLFETFYQTERRHGACLVGVRGNLVKGHGRSDLSAMIGAIEYGIDIARADLYSAIEARLCSEEVK; encoded by the coding sequence ATGATCAGGGTAGCTTTAGACGCTATGGGCGGGGACTTAGGTCCCCGCATTGCATTTGACGGTGCGATGGAGATTCTTTCTCGCTATAGAGATGTCGTCATCACTATTTATTATTCCCCTAATTCCGGTCTGGAACTTCCTGCGCCACATGAACGCTTATCTCTAATTGCTTGCTCTGATGTTATTGATGGAGACGAAGAGATAGTGTTGTCCTTATTTCGTCGCCGAAACAGCACGCTTTACCAGTCTCTAAACGCATTGTCTGAACAGTCTTCAGATGTTGTAGTGACCTTAGGAAATACGGGGGCAATGGTTGCATTAGCGCGCCATATATTGGGCGTGTTACGTCCGAAATTATACCCAGCATTAATTAGAGAGCTATACTCTAATCCTTTACGATGTTTGGTAGACTTGGGTGCGAATGTTCACTGTCCGCCATCTATGCTGGTTGGCTTTGCTGAGCTGGGTGCGGCTTATGTAGAAACACTAAGTGATGAACAGTCAAGGGTAGGCTTATTGAACGTTGGGGTAGAGAGCTCTAAAGGTAGTGCCGTTATTAGAGAGACTGATCGGCTTTTAGCGAGCAAGAAATGGCCTGATTATTTTGGTTATGCGGAAGGTACAGAATTGTTTGATGGCGATAAAAACGTCATTGTATGTGATGGCATGGTTGGTAATGCCGTCTTGAAAGCATCTGAGGGACTTTTGTCTTTTATGATGAGTAAGTTTAAAAAAGTGGATGGGGCATCATCCTTGTTTGAGACTTTTTACCAAACTGAGCGAAGACATGGAGCTTGTTTAGTGGGTGTTCGTGGCAATTTGGTAAAAGGTCATGGTCGTTCAGATTTGTCTGCTATGATCGGTGCGATTGAGTATGGAATTGATATTGCGCGTGCAGATTTATATTCTGCAATAGAAGCGCGACTTTGTAGTGAGGAAGTGAAATGA
- the fabD gene encoding ACP S-malonyltransferase: MSTKLAFVFPGQGSQQLGMLADLAEKHDIIEQTFVEASDVLGYDLWDLVQNDAEKLSQTDKTQPALLTASVALWRLWGQQGGDKPAYVAGHSLGEYSALVCAGVIAFADAVELVKLRGEYMQQAVPAGEGAMAAIIGLDDDKVVAACESAPGIVSAVNFNSPGQVVIAGHVAAVEAAMVNAKEAGAKRALPLPVSVPSHCELMIPAGTKLAEKLDTIVFNAPSYTLVQNVTAQAVSDPSLIKANLVSQLSEPVLWTQTVVLLSELGVTSTIECGPGKVLSGLNKRIVKGLETSSLGDLAGFEAALSA, encoded by the coding sequence ATGAGCACTAAATTAGCTTTTGTTTTTCCGGGGCAGGGTTCTCAGCAATTGGGAATGTTGGCGGATTTAGCGGAGAAGCACGATATAATAGAGCAAACTTTTGTCGAAGCATCTGATGTTCTTGGCTATGATTTATGGGACCTTGTGCAAAACGATGCTGAGAAGCTTAGTCAGACAGATAAGACTCAGCCAGCTTTGTTGACGGCTAGCGTAGCTCTATGGCGTCTTTGGGGGCAGCAGGGAGGCGATAAACCTGCATATGTTGCTGGGCATAGTCTTGGTGAGTATTCTGCTTTGGTGTGCGCTGGTGTAATCGCTTTCGCTGATGCGGTAGAGCTTGTGAAGTTGCGTGGTGAATATATGCAGCAAGCGGTTCCTGCTGGTGAAGGTGCAATGGCCGCTATTATCGGTCTTGATGATGATAAAGTGGTTGCTGCATGTGAGTCTGCTCCGGGTATTGTTAGCGCTGTTAATTTCAACTCTCCTGGTCAGGTGGTTATTGCTGGTCATGTTGCCGCGGTTGAGGCTGCAATGGTAAATGCTAAAGAAGCGGGTGCTAAGCGTGCCTTGCCTTTGCCTGTTAGCGTTCCTTCTCATTGTGAGCTTATGATCCCAGCTGGTACTAAGTTAGCAGAGAAGCTAGACACGATTGTATTTAATGCGCCTTCTTACACTTTGGTGCAGAATGTTACAGCTCAAGCGGTATCTGACCCTTCTCTGATTAAGGCAAACTTGGTTTCTCAGTTAAGTGAGCCTGTTTTGTGGACGCAAACTGTTGTGTTGCTTTCTGAATTGGGTGTAACCTCAACTATTGAATGTGGCCCAGGCAAAGTGCTAAGTGGTCTTAATAAGCGTATAGTTAAAGGCTTAGAGACATCTTCTCTAGGTGATTTGGCTGGATTTGAAGCGGCTTTGTCTGCGTAA
- the fabG gene encoding 3-oxoacyl-ACP reductase FabG, which produces MSLEGKIALVTGATRGIGKAIAVALVEQGATVIGTATSESGAQSISEYLGANGKGWVLDVSSSESVDAVIKEITAEFGAPTVLVNNAGITRDNLMMRMKEDEWDQVINTNLTSVFRVTKACLRGMTKAKFGRVISISSVVGSMGNGGQTNYSAAKAGLEGFSRSLAAEIASRGITVNCVAPGFIETDMTKVLPDEHKAKLVEKVPSSRLGQPEEIAAAVAFLASNGAAYITGETLHVNGGMYMS; this is translated from the coding sequence ATGAGTCTTGAAGGAAAAATTGCTCTAGTAACTGGAGCTACTCGTGGCATAGGTAAAGCCATTGCTGTTGCTCTAGTAGAGCAGGGAGCAACCGTAATTGGTACTGCTACTAGCGAGTCTGGTGCACAAAGCATTTCAGAGTACCTGGGAGCTAATGGTAAAGGCTGGGTGCTTGATGTGTCATCAAGTGAATCAGTTGACGCTGTAATTAAAGAAATTACAGCTGAATTTGGTGCACCAACGGTTCTTGTTAACAACGCTGGCATTACTCGTGATAACTTGATGATGCGAATGAAAGAAGATGAGTGGGATCAGGTGATCAACACCAACCTAACTTCTGTTTTTCGTGTCACAAAAGCTTGCTTACGCGGCATGACTAAAGCAAAATTTGGTCGTGTGATTAGTATTAGTTCCGTTGTCGGTTCCATGGGCAACGGTGGCCAAACAAATTATTCTGCAGCGAAAGCTGGCTTAGAAGGCTTTAGCCGTTCGTTAGCAGCGGAAATTGCGTCTCGTGGTATCACGGTAAACTGTGTTGCTCCAGGATTCATTGAAACAGATATGACTAAGGTGTTACCTGATGAGCATAAGGCTAAATTAGTCGAAAAAGTGCCTTCATCGCGTCTTGGTCAACCAGAAGAAATTGCGGCAGCTGTCGCATTTTTGGCGTCAAATGGCGCCGCTTACATTACCGGTGAGACATTACATGTCAATGGCGGTATGTATATGTCGTAA
- a CDS encoding YceD family protein, which yields MLNDTLPKYFDPRKYASHEQAIDGYLHLNQFKELCAILASDEGNAFIHLDFRVDEDRRYIATGSLTAQVQVVCQRCMGAVSHDLEIDLSLAFVYDEDHAKNLPNNYDPVVMTDGEVILADMVEQEIILALPIVAYHEESGCNPTAVKYASSTDDAPDGEKPNPFSILAQLKAK from the coding sequence ATGTTGAATGATACGTTACCTAAATATTTTGACCCTCGTAAATACGCTAGCCATGAGCAAGCGATCGACGGGTACTTGCACCTTAATCAATTTAAGGAGCTTTGTGCTATATTAGCCTCAGATGAGGGTAATGCTTTTATTCATCTAGACTTTAGAGTTGATGAGGATAGGCGCTATATTGCTACCGGTTCATTAACCGCTCAAGTACAGGTTGTTTGTCAACGTTGTATGGGGGCTGTTTCACATGATCTGGAGATAGATTTGTCGCTGGCATTCGTTTATGACGAAGATCATGCTAAGAATCTACCAAACAATTACGATCCTGTTGTCATGACCGATGGTGAAGTAATTTTGGCAGATATGGTTGAGCAAGAAATTATACTTGCGCTACCAATTGTCGCCTATCACGAAGAAAGTGGTTGCAACCCAACAGCTGTAAAGTATGCCTCGTCTACCGATGACGCACCGGATGGCGAAAAACCGAATCCATTTAGTATATTGGCCCAATTAAAGGCCAAGTAA
- a CDS encoding ABC transporter ATP-binding protein produces the protein MTYAIEISDLKKRYDGGFEALKGIDLKVEKGDFFALLGPNGAGKSTTIGILCSLVNKTSGKVSIFGTDIDQNFAKAKKYLGVVPQEFNFNVFETVFNVVVTQAGFYGISRTVAEERAEKYLKQLDLWDKRNDQSRMLSGGMKRRLMIARALIHEPEVLILDEPTAGVDIELRRSMWEFIKKLNEQGTTIILTTHYLEEAEQLCRNIAIINAGEIVENTSVKALLKTLNQETFILDLDASLPDNWDLPEFSMSISKDASTIEVEVIKGQSINTIFKALDEVSINVLSMRNKSNRLEELFVKLINKG, from the coding sequence ATGACATATGCAATCGAAATTAGTGACCTTAAAAAACGCTATGATGGCGGCTTTGAAGCGTTAAAAGGTATCGATTTAAAAGTTGAAAAAGGAGATTTTTTTGCGTTACTTGGCCCAAATGGAGCGGGCAAGTCTACAACAATAGGTATTTTATGCTCGTTGGTGAATAAAACATCGGGCAAAGTGTCTATTTTTGGAACGGATATAGATCAAAATTTTGCTAAAGCAAAAAAATACTTAGGTGTGGTTCCGCAGGAGTTTAACTTCAACGTTTTTGAGACTGTTTTTAATGTTGTGGTCACTCAAGCTGGCTTTTATGGTATCAGCCGCACTGTTGCAGAAGAGCGCGCCGAAAAATATCTAAAACAGTTGGATCTTTGGGATAAAAGAAACGACCAATCACGTATGTTATCTGGTGGAATGAAGCGCCGTTTAATGATTGCAAGGGCGCTTATTCATGAGCCTGAAGTGCTTATCTTAGATGAGCCAACAGCCGGAGTAGACATTGAACTTCGTCGCTCTATGTGGGAATTCATTAAAAAGCTCAATGAGCAGGGTACGACGATTATTTTGACTACGCATTATCTAGAGGAAGCTGAGCAATTGTGTCGAAACATTGCCATTATTAATGCCGGTGAAATTGTTGAAAACACCAGTGTGAAAGCTTTATTGAAAACACTGAACCAAGAAACTTTTATTTTAGATTTGGATGCCAGTCTGCCAGATAATTGGGATTTACCTGAATTTAGTATGTCCATCAGTAAAGATGCAAGTACGATCGAAGTGGAAGTGATTAAAGGGCAGTCTATCAACACTATTTTTAAAGCCCTTGATGAAGTTTCAATCAATGTGCTTAGTATGCGAAACAAGTCTAATCGACTCGAAGAGCTCTTCGTTAAATTAATTAATAAAGGCTAG
- the fabF gene encoding beta-ketoacyl-ACP synthase II — MSRRRVVVTGMGMVTPLGNNVKDTWDNILEGKSGVSEITSFDASQFSTRFAAQVNDFDATQYMSVKEARKMDLFIQYGIAAAVQALEDADLNADTADLTRVGCAIGSGIGGLPMIEKNLELLNESGPKRISPFFVPGAIINMISGHVAIRFGFKGPNISIVTACTTGTHNIGMAGRMIAYGDADVMIAGGAEMAITPLGIGGFGAARALSTRNDDHKTASRPWDKDRDGFVMGDGAGILVLEEYEHAVARGAKIYAELAGFGMSDDAHHMTAPPEGGEGAASAMSAALKDAHLIPSEIDYINAHGTSTPAGDLAETQAVKVLMGDDASDVAMSSTKSMIGHLLGASGAVESIFSILAIRDQVAPPTINLDEPGEGCDLNYVPGTPQKRKIDVVLNNSFGFGGTNGTLVFKKIS; from the coding sequence ATGTCTCGTCGTCGGGTAGTAGTCACAGGAATGGGAATGGTGACACCCCTTGGCAATAATGTGAAAGATACGTGGGATAACATCTTGGAAGGCAAGAGTGGTGTATCGGAGATCACTTCTTTTGATGCTAGCCAGTTTTCTACCCGTTTTGCAGCACAAGTAAATGACTTTGATGCAACTCAATATATGAGTGTCAAAGAAGCTCGCAAAATGGATCTTTTCATTCAATATGGCATCGCAGCTGCAGTGCAAGCTTTAGAGGATGCTGACCTTAATGCTGATACAGCGGATTTAACCCGCGTTGGCTGTGCGATAGGTTCAGGGATTGGTGGTTTACCAATGATTGAAAAAAACCTAGAGCTATTGAATGAATCTGGCCCAAAACGTATTTCTCCTTTTTTTGTTCCAGGCGCGATTATTAATATGATTTCAGGTCATGTTGCGATTCGTTTTGGTTTTAAAGGCCCAAATATTTCTATTGTCACTGCTTGTACTACAGGTACGCATAATATCGGTATGGCTGGGCGTATGATTGCCTATGGTGATGCGGATGTGATGATTGCCGGTGGTGCTGAGATGGCTATTACGCCATTAGGTATCGGCGGCTTCGGTGCTGCTAGGGCTTTATCTACTCGTAATGATGATCATAAGACCGCAAGTCGTCCATGGGACAAAGATCGCGATGGTTTCGTTATGGGTGACGGCGCAGGTATTCTTGTATTGGAAGAATACGAGCACGCTGTTGCGCGTGGTGCAAAAATCTACGCAGAGCTTGCAGGCTTTGGTATGAGCGATGATGCGCATCACATGACTGCACCACCTGAAGGTGGTGAAGGTGCAGCGTCAGCAATGAGTGCAGCATTAAAAGATGCTCATCTAATTCCTTCAGAAATAGATTATATTAATGCCCATGGCACATCGACACCGGCAGGTGATCTTGCGGAGACGCAAGCCGTAAAAGTGCTAATGGGTGACGATGCGTCAGATGTTGCTATGAGTTCGACTAAGTCGATGATTGGACATTTGCTGGGCGCTTCTGGGGCTGTCGAGTCAATATTCTCTATTCTTGCCATTCGCGATCAAGTTGCTCCGCCAACTATTAATTTGGATGAGCCGGGCGAAGGTTGTGATTTGAATTATGTTCCTGGAACACCGCAAAAACGCAAAATAGACGTAGTATTAAATAATTCGTTTGGTTTTGGTGGTACGAATGGAACGTTAGTGTTTAAGAAGATTTCTTAG
- a CDS encoding Maf family protein, giving the protein MQKKLILGSSSPYRKALLERLKIPFECHSPNIDESPLSQESAIDLVKRLSVAKAHAVDFARQQNTPNSNDLIITSDQVAVLNGQILGKPHTTENAINQLSSFSGKKVSFLTGLCVFNQQDRSYQYTLNEYHVHFRVLTTAEITQYVSIEQPLDCAGSFKCEGLGVCLFEKMEGDDPNSLIGLPLISLSKLLRDIGVNPIG; this is encoded by the coding sequence ATGCAAAAAAAACTCATATTAGGCTCATCTTCTCCTTATCGAAAAGCACTCTTAGAACGCCTAAAAATCCCATTTGAATGCCATTCACCTAATATTGATGAAAGCCCATTAAGTCAAGAATCCGCCATTGATTTAGTAAAACGCCTCAGCGTCGCCAAAGCCCACGCTGTTGACTTTGCTCGCCAGCAAAACACACCGAATTCAAACGACCTAATTATCACTTCCGATCAAGTTGCTGTGTTAAATGGGCAAATTTTAGGAAAACCACATACAACTGAAAACGCAATCAACCAGCTTTCTAGTTTTAGCGGCAAAAAAGTCAGCTTTTTAACTGGCCTCTGTGTTTTTAATCAGCAAGACCGCTCTTATCAATACACGTTAAACGAATACCACGTTCATTTTAGAGTGCTAACAACTGCAGAGATTACACAATACGTATCTATAGAGCAGCCTCTCGATTGCGCCGGCAGTTTTAAGTGCGAAGGTTTAGGCGTGTGCCTTTTTGAAAAAATGGAAGGCGATGACCCAAACAGCCTAATTGGACTACCACTCATATCTTTATCTAAATTACTCAGAGACATAGGGGTAAACCCTATAGGCTAA
- a CDS encoding patatin-like phospholipase family protein produces the protein MVNTKKTVALVLGSGAARGNAHIGVIQAFEDRGYDIVSISGCSIGAIVGGVYAAGKLSEYREWAESLDRMNVIRLLDMSILNGGYVKGDRFFEKIQDLIGEPTIESLPISYTSVAVDLLNQKEFWFQRGDLISSMRASSAIPSLVLPVTLNGRMYVDGGVLNPLPIIPSVPAGADYIVAVDLNGPAEQVINNISESEQGGPAWWLSTKGFFGKNKDGTDDKVKYSPESWGRLQTINMMFETMQESLTQYKLAGYPPDLLISIPKDVSGFYEFWRAKELVEFGYKTALKAIDGLESPKSSYFSFPKGY, from the coding sequence ATGGTGAATACGAAAAAAACAGTTGCTCTGGTTTTAGGGAGTGGTGCAGCGCGTGGTAATGCGCACATAGGTGTGATTCAGGCTTTTGAAGATCGTGGATATGATATCGTCAGCATCTCTGGTTGCTCTATTGGGGCAATTGTTGGTGGTGTTTATGCAGCTGGAAAGCTGTCTGAGTATCGTGAGTGGGCGGAATCTTTGGATCGAATGAATGTAATTCGTCTATTGGATATGTCTATTTTAAACGGTGGCTATGTAAAAGGTGATCGTTTTTTCGAGAAAATTCAAGATTTGATAGGAGAGCCAACTATTGAATCTTTACCTATTTCTTATACTTCGGTTGCTGTTGATCTATTGAATCAGAAAGAGTTTTGGTTTCAACGTGGCGACTTAATAAGCTCGATGCGTGCTTCCTCTGCTATACCGTCTCTGGTTTTGCCTGTGACGCTTAACGGTCGAATGTATGTCGATGGTGGGGTATTGAACCCTTTACCTATCATTCCTTCAGTACCTGCAGGAGCGGACTATATAGTGGCCGTTGATCTTAATGGGCCAGCAGAGCAAGTTATAAATAATATCTCTGAAAGTGAGCAGGGTGGCCCTGCTTGGTGGCTGAGTACTAAAGGCTTTTTTGGGAAAAATAAAGATGGAACAGATGATAAAGTAAAGTATTCCCCAGAAAGTTGGGGGCGATTACAAACTATAAATATGATGTTTGAGACGATGCAAGAATCTCTTACTCAATATAAATTAGCTGGATATCCGCCAGATCTGCTCATATCAATACCTAAGGATGTCTCTGGTTTCTATGAATTTTGGCGAGCCAAAGAATTGGTTGAATTTGGATATAAGACTGCTTTAAAAGCGATTGATGGTCTAGAGTCACCAAAGTCGAGTTATTTTTCATTTCCAAAAGGCTATTAG